From one Mya arenaria isolate MELC-2E11 chromosome 4, ASM2691426v1 genomic stretch:
- the LOC128232656 gene encoding uncharacterized protein LOC128232656, with product MAAEYRKQVTAQQADLPAPVVRPQHGTSRQVSPGEGRQTWIHGTHSWIKASLPEESPCLLTGVCFIGDNLIVCDNENKTIKRFHIDGKFLEEVFLTDPCGICNLPNSHDVAITEPEITQITVCSLDDAISITFSLKTEKKYQCISALDDKYVVSCCDIADPCVDFLDSNGTIIKSIKSKNENSKLFKNPASVTCLSSEKILISDPGSCALICASLGGEVRFKLETQGRPSGVSVDSTGAIFLAHYDQNTVYRLSTRGAVENVVVDQRYKLKSPLAMSVSNGLMAITEETPSDRILLVKLTEVLEKQSTCISLSNLQFTT from the exons ATGGCTGCTGAATACCGGAAACAGGTGACGGCCCAGCAAGCAGATCTTCCTGCACCGGTTGTCAGACCCCAGCACGGCACCTCTCGGCAGGTGTCCCCCGGGGAGGGCCGGCAGACGTGGATCCACGGGACCCATTCCTGGATCAAAGCTAGCCTCCCAGAAGAGAGCCCCTGTCTCCTGACCGGAGTCTGCTTCATTGGAGATAACCTGATCGTTTGTGATAATGAAAACAAGACCATTAAAAGATTTCACATAGACGGAAAGTTTTTGGAAGAAGTGTTCTTGACCGACCCATGTGGTATCTGTAACTTGCCAAACTCCCACGACGTTGCAATAACTGAGCCTGAAATAACTCAAATCACGGTATGCTCACTAGACGATGCTATTTCAattacatttagtttaaaaacTGAAAAGAAATACCAGTGTATATCTGCTCTTGATGATAAATATGTTGTGAGTTGTTGTGATATAGCGGATCCCTGTGTTGACTTCTTGGACAGCAATGGGACGATTATCAAGTCTATAAAAAGTAAGAACGAAAATTCCAAGCTTTTTAAAAACCCTGCATCAGTGACTTGCTTATCCTCTGAGAAAATCCTCATTAGTGACCCAGGGAGTTGCGCACTCATATGCGCATCACTTGGTGGCGAAGTGAGATTCAAACTGGAGACGCAGGGCCGACCTAGCGGGGTCAGCGTGGACAGCACGGGCGCCATATTTCTGGCCCACTATGACCAAAACACCGTGTACCGCCTGTCGACCCGGGGTGCGGTGGAGAACGTTGTTGTTGACCAACGTTACAAGCTGAAGAGCCCGCTCGCCATGAGTGTGTCAAACGGCCTCATGGCCATTACGGAGGAGACGCCCAGTGACAGAATACTGCTAGTCAAG CTTACAGAAGTTCTGGAGAAGCAGAGTACGTGCATCAGTTTGTCAAACCTGCAGTTCACCACCTGA
- the LOC128232326 gene encoding uncharacterized protein LOC128232326 isoform X1, with the protein MYENFDYATQLDCAFTKRLKKMASRKNEGRRSVSPARTGNMRPQPSLHPSPPSMNILSSILRAPHPNLQHAPPMGDTSQPGRGISPIRVITAMPYRSTPSPKGGLSPSRVPTTLPPKKSLSPSRTIYVTSTSPKPQFSKAPSPPSAHGSQGQTRQLSQGQLLSHLPYLAQTLQQGGLPHERIFHQYRSTQEAVSGSMTLPSNARGSPGSQGQTAPLPAHQRVATPPLGSGIRRTPSPAHMPVVEIPAKHLVEHSPKVQAVNLVKPHQEVKMKIPEQDFKFGDLLQSINRSQEQLQSQLMQSGLSPITPADQLPKQWALQPQPPPNISLTSNAGQFTSSSQGLLRPTQSASDSRLSMHYTTDSKPAILQEVLGSGGLLAAARSIHQSTSTASHVVSHPPASGFTPVVLPSQSHSVRSSVLNPSIPVISSFVNVMKPTLTNVQATVSQEIKKEPQFVPSSLASVTQPGPPNITISTRTNMPSQEKLAQRLPRNPFTFPATPPASLTNEKPAFVMSQSNLVVADGLTNEKQRHASDEMPKLSPVGKLKREKDEEEALVPLQNCLNMRMVTLSNFPNNPHNRPSYRATSVAIDKAKVGCITNSAKSMDILRQNLQKAMNKEIDAVIQSYMEKYFKLGIQNIRMNNGETAVTDDHIQAVCRQILEEAKKMYIPETGRRSVSPARELSDNVSETGSSGRRSALGRRRHPSDTDSEASLRPAPAKKKKGRPYIVNLTGRSTPSKLAIQQAKREGPKYDPERLTEDTQFVMGSKANKAMGFGATRGRLYMKHPDLYKYSGDQDDKTWLYEHHFMPATGGKSYLVVLDDIREIAISDEYKEQSGIVVESLVGFNVPMWMIEKMRLQMNAMRTDLPKATKYRSRSATPNVVEELVDDVTAPKEIKDLPFANFSSPKNINVIHVPQEEDEMDFLATGSDNRDTPSQLSPFNMTGGFDDATSQSDLDTLDDDPTFTLSK; encoded by the exons ATGTATGAAAATTTTGACT ACGCTACCCAATTAGATTGTGCCTTTACgaaacgtttaaaaaaaatggccagCAGGAAAAATGAAG GTCGACGTTCAGTTTCACCAGCTCGAACTGGGAACATGAGACCCCAACCCAGCCTTCACCCAAGCCCTCCTTCCATGAATATCCTGTCGAGTATTCTGCGGGCTCCTCACCCAAACCTCCAGCATGCCCCACCCATGGGTGACACCTCCCAGCCTGGTCGGGGCATATCCCCCATCAGGGTTATCACAGCGATGCCTTACCGATCTACACCATCACCAAAGGGAGGCCTGTCCCCTTCTCGGGTCCCTACAACTTTGCCGCCCAAGAAGAGCCTGTCCCCATCAAGAACTATCTATGTGACATCTACGTCCCCAAAGCCACAGTTTTCAAAAGCACCAAGCCCACCCTCTGCCCATGGGAGTCAAG GTCAGACAAGACAGCTGAGCCAAGGTCAGTTGCTCTCCCACCTCCCGTACCTTGCACAGACCCTCCAGCAAGGAGGACTGCCTCATGAACGCATCTTCCATCAGTATAGGTCAACCCAAGAGGCAGTTTCTGGGTCAATGACCTTGCCATCAAATGCCAGAGGGAGTCCAGGTTCCCAAGGACAGACTGCGCCCTTACCAGCACACCAGCGGGTGGCTACACCACCCCTGGGTTCAGGTATACGCAGGACTCCATCTCCTGCCCACATGCCAGTAGTGGAGATTCCAGCCAAACACCTGGTGGAACATTCCCCGAAGGTGCAGGCTGTTAACCTGGTTAAACCTCACCAGGAAGTCAAG atGAAGATTCCAGAGCAAGATTTTAAGTTTGGTGATTTACTGCAGAGTATCAACAGGTCTCAAGAGCAACTACAAAGCCAGTTGATGCAGAGTGGCCTCTCACCAATCACCCCTGCCGATCAACTACCCAAACAGTGGGCTCTGCAGCCCCAACCACCACCAAACATAAGTCTTACATCAAATGCAGGACAGTTTACTAGCTCAAGTCAGGGATTGTTACGCCCCACTCAGTCTGCAAGTGACAGTCGGCTTTCAATGCATTACACGACAGACAGCAAGCCAGCCATTCTGCAGGAGGTGCTTGGTTCTGGAGGCCTCCTTGCAGCAGCCAGAAGCATTCATCAGTCGACCTCTACAGCTTCACATGTGGTGTCTCATCCACCAGCCTCTGGTTTTACACCGGTTGTTCTGCCCTCTCAAAGTCACAGTGTTAGAAGCTCTGTTCTCAACCCATCTATCCCGGTAATATCTtcatttgtcaatgtcatgaaACCGACTTTAACAAATGTGCAGGCTACAGTGagtcaagaaataaaaaaagaaccaCAGTTTGTTCCAAGTTCTCTTGCATCAGTCACACAACCAGGTCCTCCCAACATTACAATCTCAACAAGAACTAACATGCCATCTCAAGAGAAACTTGCTCAAAGATTGCCAAGAAATCCATTCACCTTCCCAGCAACCCCTCCTGCTTCATTGACCAATGAGAAGCCAGCCTTTGTAATGAGCCAGTCAAATCTTGTTGTGGCAGATGGGCTAACCAATGAAAAGCAGAGACATGCCAGTGATGAAATGCCTAAACTTTCTCCAGTTGGAAAACTAAAGAGAGAAAAGGATGAAGAAGAAGCACTGGTTCCTCTT caaAACTGCCTAAATATGCGTATGGTAACACTCTCCAACTTTCCAAACAATCCTCACAACAGACCTTCATACAGAGCTACATCAGTGGCCATAGACAAGGCCAA GGTTGGCTGTATCACCAATTCAGCAAAGTCAATGGACATATTGAGGCAGAATCTACAGAAAGCTATGAACAAAGAGATTGATGCTGTGATACAATCTTACATGGAA aaatactTCAAGCTAGGAATACAGAACATCCGTATGAACAATGGGGAGACTGCGGTGACAGATGACCATATACAGGCTGTGTGCAGGCAGATACTCGAGGAG GCGAAGAAGATGTACATACCAGAAACAGGGAGACGTAGTGTGTCTCCGGCCAGGGAACTATCTGACAATGTTTCTGAGACAGGCAGCAGTGGAAGAAGG TCAGCCCTGGGTAGAAGGCGCCATCCATCTGACACAGACTCGGAGGCCAGCCTTAGACCAGCCCCTGCTAAAAAG AAGAAAGGCCGCCCATATATAGTGAATTTGACTGg GAGATCCACACCATCGAAACTAGCTATCCAGCAGGCAAAACGTGAGGGACCTAAG TATGATCCAGAGAGATTAACAGAAGATACCCAGTTTGTCATGGGCTCAAAGGCCAACAA GGCCATGGGGTTTGGGGCAACAAGAGGGAGGTTGTATATGAAGCATCCAGATCTTTATAAG TACAGTGGAGACCAGGATGACAAGACTTGGCTGTATGAGCACCACTTTATGCCAGCAACAGGGGGCAAGTCATACCTGGTTGTCCTTGATGATATTCGCGAGATCGCCATATCTGATGAATACAA GGAACAGAGTGGTATTGTTGTCGAGTCTTTAGTTGGCTTCAATGTACCCATGTGGATGATTGAGAAAATGCGACTTCAAATGAACGCCATGAGAACAGACCTGCCAAAAGCTACCAAATACCGCAGTAGATCTGCAACACCCAATGTTGTAGAGGAG TTGGTTGATGATGTCACAGCACCAAAAGAAATAAAGGACCTGCCATTTGCGAACTTCAGCAGTCCCAAAAATATCAACGTTATTCAC GTTCCCCAGGAGGAGGATGAGATGGATTTCTTGGCGACGGGGAGCGACAACCGAGACACGCCCTCTCAGTTATCTCCCTTCAACATGACTGGCGGGTTCGATGACGCCACCTCACAGTCTGACCTTGACACTCTGGATGATGACCCCACATTCACCCTCAGTAAATGA
- the LOC128232326 gene encoding uncharacterized protein LOC128232326 isoform X2, translating into MASRKNEGRRSVSPARTGNMRPQPSLHPSPPSMNILSSILRAPHPNLQHAPPMGDTSQPGRGISPIRVITAMPYRSTPSPKGGLSPSRVPTTLPPKKSLSPSRTIYVTSTSPKPQFSKAPSPPSAHGSQGQTRQLSQGQLLSHLPYLAQTLQQGGLPHERIFHQYRSTQEAVSGSMTLPSNARGSPGSQGQTAPLPAHQRVATPPLGSGIRRTPSPAHMPVVEIPAKHLVEHSPKVQAVNLVKPHQEVKMKIPEQDFKFGDLLQSINRSQEQLQSQLMQSGLSPITPADQLPKQWALQPQPPPNISLTSNAGQFTSSSQGLLRPTQSASDSRLSMHYTTDSKPAILQEVLGSGGLLAAARSIHQSTSTASHVVSHPPASGFTPVVLPSQSHSVRSSVLNPSIPVISSFVNVMKPTLTNVQATVSQEIKKEPQFVPSSLASVTQPGPPNITISTRTNMPSQEKLAQRLPRNPFTFPATPPASLTNEKPAFVMSQSNLVVADGLTNEKQRHASDEMPKLSPVGKLKREKDEEEALVPLQNCLNMRMVTLSNFPNNPHNRPSYRATSVAIDKAKVGCITNSAKSMDILRQNLQKAMNKEIDAVIQSYMEKYFKLGIQNIRMNNGETAVTDDHIQAVCRQILEEAKKMYIPETGRRSVSPARELSDNVSETGSSGRRSALGRRRHPSDTDSEASLRPAPAKKKKGRPYIVNLTGRSTPSKLAIQQAKREGPKYDPERLTEDTQFVMGSKANKAMGFGATRGRLYMKHPDLYKYSGDQDDKTWLYEHHFMPATGGKSYLVVLDDIREIAISDEYKEQSGIVVESLVGFNVPMWMIEKMRLQMNAMRTDLPKATKYRSRSATPNVVEELVDDVTAPKEIKDLPFANFSSPKNINVIHVPQEEDEMDFLATGSDNRDTPSQLSPFNMTGGFDDATSQSDLDTLDDDPTFTLSK; encoded by the exons atggccagCAGGAAAAATGAAG GTCGACGTTCAGTTTCACCAGCTCGAACTGGGAACATGAGACCCCAACCCAGCCTTCACCCAAGCCCTCCTTCCATGAATATCCTGTCGAGTATTCTGCGGGCTCCTCACCCAAACCTCCAGCATGCCCCACCCATGGGTGACACCTCCCAGCCTGGTCGGGGCATATCCCCCATCAGGGTTATCACAGCGATGCCTTACCGATCTACACCATCACCAAAGGGAGGCCTGTCCCCTTCTCGGGTCCCTACAACTTTGCCGCCCAAGAAGAGCCTGTCCCCATCAAGAACTATCTATGTGACATCTACGTCCCCAAAGCCACAGTTTTCAAAAGCACCAAGCCCACCCTCTGCCCATGGGAGTCAAG GTCAGACAAGACAGCTGAGCCAAGGTCAGTTGCTCTCCCACCTCCCGTACCTTGCACAGACCCTCCAGCAAGGAGGACTGCCTCATGAACGCATCTTCCATCAGTATAGGTCAACCCAAGAGGCAGTTTCTGGGTCAATGACCTTGCCATCAAATGCCAGAGGGAGTCCAGGTTCCCAAGGACAGACTGCGCCCTTACCAGCACACCAGCGGGTGGCTACACCACCCCTGGGTTCAGGTATACGCAGGACTCCATCTCCTGCCCACATGCCAGTAGTGGAGATTCCAGCCAAACACCTGGTGGAACATTCCCCGAAGGTGCAGGCTGTTAACCTGGTTAAACCTCACCAGGAAGTCAAG atGAAGATTCCAGAGCAAGATTTTAAGTTTGGTGATTTACTGCAGAGTATCAACAGGTCTCAAGAGCAACTACAAAGCCAGTTGATGCAGAGTGGCCTCTCACCAATCACCCCTGCCGATCAACTACCCAAACAGTGGGCTCTGCAGCCCCAACCACCACCAAACATAAGTCTTACATCAAATGCAGGACAGTTTACTAGCTCAAGTCAGGGATTGTTACGCCCCACTCAGTCTGCAAGTGACAGTCGGCTTTCAATGCATTACACGACAGACAGCAAGCCAGCCATTCTGCAGGAGGTGCTTGGTTCTGGAGGCCTCCTTGCAGCAGCCAGAAGCATTCATCAGTCGACCTCTACAGCTTCACATGTGGTGTCTCATCCACCAGCCTCTGGTTTTACACCGGTTGTTCTGCCCTCTCAAAGTCACAGTGTTAGAAGCTCTGTTCTCAACCCATCTATCCCGGTAATATCTtcatttgtcaatgtcatgaaACCGACTTTAACAAATGTGCAGGCTACAGTGagtcaagaaataaaaaaagaaccaCAGTTTGTTCCAAGTTCTCTTGCATCAGTCACACAACCAGGTCCTCCCAACATTACAATCTCAACAAGAACTAACATGCCATCTCAAGAGAAACTTGCTCAAAGATTGCCAAGAAATCCATTCACCTTCCCAGCAACCCCTCCTGCTTCATTGACCAATGAGAAGCCAGCCTTTGTAATGAGCCAGTCAAATCTTGTTGTGGCAGATGGGCTAACCAATGAAAAGCAGAGACATGCCAGTGATGAAATGCCTAAACTTTCTCCAGTTGGAAAACTAAAGAGAGAAAAGGATGAAGAAGAAGCACTGGTTCCTCTT caaAACTGCCTAAATATGCGTATGGTAACACTCTCCAACTTTCCAAACAATCCTCACAACAGACCTTCATACAGAGCTACATCAGTGGCCATAGACAAGGCCAA GGTTGGCTGTATCACCAATTCAGCAAAGTCAATGGACATATTGAGGCAGAATCTACAGAAAGCTATGAACAAAGAGATTGATGCTGTGATACAATCTTACATGGAA aaatactTCAAGCTAGGAATACAGAACATCCGTATGAACAATGGGGAGACTGCGGTGACAGATGACCATATACAGGCTGTGTGCAGGCAGATACTCGAGGAG GCGAAGAAGATGTACATACCAGAAACAGGGAGACGTAGTGTGTCTCCGGCCAGGGAACTATCTGACAATGTTTCTGAGACAGGCAGCAGTGGAAGAAGG TCAGCCCTGGGTAGAAGGCGCCATCCATCTGACACAGACTCGGAGGCCAGCCTTAGACCAGCCCCTGCTAAAAAG AAGAAAGGCCGCCCATATATAGTGAATTTGACTGg GAGATCCACACCATCGAAACTAGCTATCCAGCAGGCAAAACGTGAGGGACCTAAG TATGATCCAGAGAGATTAACAGAAGATACCCAGTTTGTCATGGGCTCAAAGGCCAACAA GGCCATGGGGTTTGGGGCAACAAGAGGGAGGTTGTATATGAAGCATCCAGATCTTTATAAG TACAGTGGAGACCAGGATGACAAGACTTGGCTGTATGAGCACCACTTTATGCCAGCAACAGGGGGCAAGTCATACCTGGTTGTCCTTGATGATATTCGCGAGATCGCCATATCTGATGAATACAA GGAACAGAGTGGTATTGTTGTCGAGTCTTTAGTTGGCTTCAATGTACCCATGTGGATGATTGAGAAAATGCGACTTCAAATGAACGCCATGAGAACAGACCTGCCAAAAGCTACCAAATACCGCAGTAGATCTGCAACACCCAATGTTGTAGAGGAG TTGGTTGATGATGTCACAGCACCAAAAGAAATAAAGGACCTGCCATTTGCGAACTTCAGCAGTCCCAAAAATATCAACGTTATTCAC GTTCCCCAGGAGGAGGATGAGATGGATTTCTTGGCGACGGGGAGCGACAACCGAGACACGCCCTCTCAGTTATCTCCCTTCAACATGACTGGCGGGTTCGATGACGCCACCTCACAGTCTGACCTTGACACTCTGGATGATGACCCCACATTCACCCTCAGTAAATGA
- the LOC128232328 gene encoding neurocan core protein-like → MYQTLVIALILLAAGRTIARSACTDSQLIFFQWGTWSDCVANTRSRSCYADHSSETSSCGVTTPTIPPTTTTVTTTLPTTEATTHKRVTESPTACTDSQSIFFQWSAWEECVGGIRRRICYADKNYGHAQCMDTSTSSTTPRHMSGTMNLYTASTYQADRTTTLDPRHGLNCSFTPCQNGGTCNQLKDTYTCTCDMTYTGMHCHKYLFSSYDNSCRPMSNGTGSCYVIFHTKDTWQGAREFCEARQGHLAVTEDQSEAFFLETFLGSMKATYDEDLFWIGGQTLGTGDLQWLPGHSTLITRWPGGRAPAASGTTECLAIDGQLSFQWQPLPCNRPTYFVCEEKSLYSPVLG, encoded by the exons ATGTACCAGACATTGGTAATTGCTCTTATATTATTGGCTGCAG GGCGTACCATTGCAAGATCGGCATGCACAGACAGCCAATTGATATTCTTCCAATGGGGCACGTGGTCCGATTGCGTTGCCAACACGCGCTCGCGCTCCTGCTACGCTGACCACTCCTCCGAGACAAGTTCATGCGGTGTTACCACGCCTACTATACCTCCAACAACTACGACCGTTACCACCACCTTACCGACCACCGAGGCAACCACTCATAAACGAG TGACAGAAAGCCCAACAGCGTGCACTGACAGCCAGTCGATATTCTTCCAATGGTCTGCCTGGGAGGAGTGTGTGGGCGGGATCAGACGGCGCATTTGCTATGCCGACAAAAACTATGGCCACGCCCAGTGCATGGACACATCAACAAGTTCCACGACACCTCGACATATGAGCGGCACCATGAACCTTTATACCGCCTCGACATATCAAGCTGACCGAACAACAACGCTTGATCCTCGTC ACGGTTTAAACTGCAGTTTTACACCTTGTCAAAACGGAGGGACGTGTAACCAGTTAAAagacacatacacatgtacttgCGACATGACGTACACTGGAATGCACTGCCATAAAT atCTATTCTCGTCGTACGACAACAGCTGTCGACCAATGAGTAACGGTACCGGAAGTTGCTACGTGATTTTCCACACGAAAGACACTTGGCAGGGTGCACGTGAGTTTTGTGAGGCTCGTCAAGGTCACCTTGCTGTGACGGAGGACCAGTCGGAGGCGTTCTTCCTAGAAACATTCCTGGGATCAATGAAAG CAACGTATGATGAGGATCTGTTTTGGATTGGCGGTCAGACGTTGGGCACAGGAGATCTACAGTGGCTACCCGGTCATAGCACACTTATTACCAG GTGGCCTGGCGGACGGGCGCCGGCCGCGAGTGGAACAACAGAATGTCTGGCGATAGACGGCCAGTTGAGTTTCCAGTGGCAACCCCTTCCATGCAACAGGCCCACATACTTCGTGTGTGAGGAaaa GTCTTTGTACAGTCCTGTCCTTGGCTGA
- the LOC128232998 gene encoding fibropellin-3-like: MKQLKIVWKAVVLQILLGDTLASICLNSWDWNGWGACSVSCGGGFRVRHCYRDGTHETERCGTTCYNGAEFYSGQCHCRHGTLAPCCVDIKECASNPCQNEGTCNEMVNIYTCTCPPGTTGDNCIDIPECASNPCKNGGTCEEHVNYYTCNCPLGTTGHDCVDIPECLSNPCLNGGTCVDYVGGYTCQCPPGTTGIHCTDIPECASNPCMNGGTCNEMINMYNCTCTQEYTGVNCEKYLFSHYDNTCRVDGSCYVIFRVKDTWEGSRDFCRARNGHLAVPENEAEMLFIETFLESMRTRYAEALFWIGGQKTSLTVQWLPGYSSTVSRWPDGRSLPVIGTECMAMDGRYNFEWQTFPCDRPTFFVCEEDVLFNTVGVVG; the protein is encoded by the exons ATGAAGCAGCTGAAAATTGTGTGGAAAGCTGTGGTCCTCCAAATTCTGCTAG GGGATACTTTAGCTTCCATCTGCCTGAACAGCTGGGACTGGAATGGCTGGGGTGCCTGCTCGGTATCGTGTGGTGGCGGGTTCAGGGTGCGCCACTGCTACCGGGACGGCACTCACGAGACTGAGCGATGCGGAACCACTTGCTACAATGGCGCAGAGTTCTACAGCGGACAGTGCCATTGTCGCCATGGAACATTGGCGCCCTGCTGTGTCG ATATCAAGGAGTGCGCTAGCAATCCCTGTCAGAATGAGGGCACGTGTAATGAGATGGTCAACATCTACACGTGCACATGTCCGCCAGGGACAACCGGGGACAACTGTATAG ACATTCCGGAGTGCGCGAGTAACCCGTGCAAGAATGGCGGCACGTGCGAAGAGCATGTGAACTACTACACGTGCAACTGTCCGCTGGGAACCACGGGCCACGACTGCGTtg ATATCCCCGAGTGCCTTAGCAATCCTTGTTTAAATGGTGGCACGTGTGTGGATTACGTTGGAGGTTACACGTGCCAATGTCCGCCTGGAACTACGGGTATTCATTGCACAG ACATCCCTGAGTGCGCGAGCAATCCATGCATGAACGGAGGCACATGTAATGAGATGATCAACATGTACAACTGCACGTGCACCCAAGAGTATACGGGGGTCAACTGTGAGAAAT ATCTGTTTTCTCATTATGACAACACGTGTCGTGTAGACGGCAGCTGTTACGTCATATTCCGCGTAAAAGACACATGGGAAGGGTCTCGAGATTTCTGCAGGGCGCGAAATGGCCATCTGGCAGTACCGGAAAATGAAGCCGAAATGCTGTTTATAGAGACGTTTTTAGAATCAATGAGAA CTCGTTACGCAGAAGCCTTATTCTGGATTGGTGGACAGAAAACTTCGCTCACGGTACAGTGGCTACCAGGCTACTCAAGCACGGTCTCCAG ATGGCCAGACGGGAGATCACTTCCGGTAATTGGTACGGAGTGCATGGCCATGGACGGCCGCTACAACTTCGAGTGGCAGACCTTCCCCTGCGACCGCCCAACTTTTTTCGTCTGCGAGGAAGA tgTCCTGTTCAACACTGTCGGTGTCGTTGGATGA